A window from Culex pipiens pallens isolate TS chromosome 3, TS_CPP_V2, whole genome shotgun sequence encodes these proteins:
- the LOC120430981 gene encoding uncharacterized protein LOC120430981 isoform X5 encodes MLINLAELNEKLREYRTILTRLKNEQEQYRSKRERLSKLSQRRRPDVKKSDAECHICNGNIDEGNNSSFATCRGCERLVCRNDDNKCCEWISAIGIWECRNCHSNRAIQQKAGEWLLNQLTIRLQNPGPVDLKNDTLFGLDATDHEDGRSSSCSISSNQKVKVREFIEELLSSMLNGPLDDVSVGQLMKNENYIKVFHRFHSRLSRCLYNLELSIHQSLSDLPLCEGQKVPDSPSDKHFELRKLVQRVIDEVTKLPEMLNQSGLPLRPEEHLPYFSPKKYEQLLATAVLNKVVEDYRNPKNFEDVGRKSEQPCLDAVPPTTAAVTTGSALAKDSSLDINHNNVSGIGSLNEVNIRQMSLNTNEIHSQDDLLQRSLSESDESYLSDYIQRHTVPLPDLSDTNGSGSGPEDDLVSLKSNITEGTSWEENWLFRKRQLKTTESAIAMLVPSPTEDVKALIGDQIVDDVSDLSEADGEDYDSDINNNESGDTNVTQTTLDDAIQDSLISINSIPSNEPTLSEAKNSLLLTETLLGSASPDGLLTDLISIEQNSDNVEAANATLLGEEINDTKNAKPDAVETDDVKLMQERIHNAPKQRDNDGNVMYPIGVARAINTDNQTTEYGRKEVPIEVPLAMTITEIFEQSMKPHLTSISEEEQDFDASTIVCSTQSNSANEHKLNKSDINEPPQNNSESKHHTPPTTPELFVEQGTIDTSKQGQSSSSTELTEITDPTEKLHITKDQNLIDSNQGHKKMETNQDILTASEQIILRTEVKQEHIDADFKTADINVRPNSSKILQENTQFGKTDVKLSINNQPPLINIVEESQIIFDDTMTIQPDDLHHTRQNMALKKEHLSTSNEMESLNKTSTVDGTAGSQSIEQSVEPVDKTILQQKPIKLDATQEISTQPNEAEVSIDHTLKTAFYTDNTTDIKNDKPVSKSKNETKSSINTVSPESKTDEIVVIDKDNGKSLDSNNFNIILEQEINNETLPADHIKQENTEVTVMMDDGSDDLKTAATAEPNCLHDELQECYKGLSPAGDSFNYAFFNTIDDIEDTTEPSSPEDTSTEAIAGSIDRVSSPEEQDLKKDIHLSNELLVANALQHTGTDYKSNSIYEIDDVLLNLGSEASSVQSTPIAMVTQQMRQYCEELKGILHPTKTPDSSEHESDPMLEISENIDALEFFQDELCTVNEQLEACEFKTPTEPKSKPFPEEKMEIKTEISNHSICNIDYVEEEHFLAEDVGNLAIENLEHTSVCDVIMVSPSVGEHAVKNAISLEYTACVEPCATLTTDKKTRPNKEDSCENPTKESEDPNYDELPPPPLELIEQIEGEKNSKPLSVDTQHLLTISTQEDYNLPNNSTTNLASKTNDKSDLQKLGASENELISLETDPSDLSQILEPLPSPIQENDTDSTNNDNIQSIDENLIPGSIAERDILKWRNASPIPNNPYSPDILQKRLSESNRSSNLLDFDRLTNKDKDVPIENQPILSEDDKTDVQDQSLLSERGGNQIHNERYGRDYYINDAKRATGSRKLGTENQTKISHSTDDEKSLLLSQKQPNASQRTSPVVSPSHTSKTSLQTGVFPFVKSSSCGNVIPTNKTEDIFSAGRPVQVAPTDPILQKGTKLEYLSTPAHEVYLIPASEPITPHSLESLSEQSIQSRADESLTMSEDSDITRIYEIGTGETKLIQGDAIQGVVVPTETPPPTPDKHLSGHVEVNSNDNHNVNTAYSECAVVSEEILEILPQTGLLSSVADQQDIKSPSPTIDRSHLLKPRYVQIKQLSPDTIKFFSPKKPFTGSTSNLSTSAALSKSSSEIREHPVHTSNQMHSSLHIDFPANRNVPAHEFIIEKEVMDVLPSVKELAKCYSGNNQGTNTTLKPIMKPTVKLRKDFIRQSSDMLHDDQESRSGMPQVANKNRRMYSSTNSIIAAEEIREIRRLNLEAYNRPTFVPMAPGHSITARSLSKQIREELKTNATDDFKVQGGHISPERPSSPVFAPGHLRNSIQFFENLKDK; translated from the exons atgttgattaatttgGCTGAGCTCAATGAAAAGTTGAGGGAGTATCGCACGATTTTGACACGGCTTAAAAATGAACAGGAACAATATAGAAGCAAACGGGAAAGATTGAG TAAACTTAGTCAACGCAGACGACCGGATGTTAAAAAGTCAGATGCTGAATGCCACATTTGTAATGGCAACATAGACGAAGGGAACAACTCAag ttTTGCAACTTGTCGAGGTTGTGAACGTCTTGTTTGCAGAAATGATGACAACAAATGCTGCGAATGGATATCAGCGATCGGTATCTGggagtgtcgaaattgtcaTTCTAATCGAGCAATCCAGCAGAAAGCAGGAGAATGGTTGTTAAATCAACTTACAATCCGTCTGCAAAACCCAGGACCGGTAGATTTGAAAAATGATACATTGTTTGGATTGGATGCAACTg ATCATGAAGATGGTCGAAGTTCAAGCTGCTCAATTTCATCTAATCAGAAAGTTAAAGTGCGTGAATTCATAGAAGAGCTACTATCATCGATGTTAAACGGTCCCCTAGATGATGTCTCGGTAGGCCAGCTGATGAAAAACGAAAACT ATATAAAAGTGTTCCACAGGTTTCACTCACGTTTAAGCAGGTGTCTGTACAATTTAGAGCTCTCAATTCATCAGTCGTTGTCCG ATCTTCCATTGTGCGAAGGACAGAAGGTGCCGGACAGCCCAAGCGATAAACATTTCGAACTTCGTAAGCTGGTGCAGCGTGTTATAGATGAAGTCACCAAGTTACCGGAAATGCTCAACCAGAGTGGGTTGCCATTGCGACCGGAAGAGCATCTGCCATATTTTAGTCCTAAAAAATATGAGCAACTTTTGGCAACTGCCGTACTCAATAAG GTGGTTGAAGATTATCGCAATCCGAAAAATTTTGAAGACGTCGGAAGAAAATCCGAACAACCCTGTCTGGATGCTGTCCCTCCTACGACCGCTGCGGTGACGACGGGATCAGCACTGGCTAAAGATTCATCATTGGATATTAATCATAACAATGTTTCTG GTATCGGCTCGTTGAATGAAGTTAACATCAGGCAAATGTCACTGAAT ACAAATGAGATACATTCACAAGATGATCTGCTTCAAAGATCATTGTCAGAGTCGGACGAATCCTATTTGAGTGATTATATCCAAAGACACACTGTACCATTGCCAGATCTTTCAGATACCAACGGTTCTGGATCTGGTCCTGAGGACGATCTTGTATCTCTGAAGTCAAACATCACTGAAGGTACATCGTGGGAGGAAAATTGGCTATTCAGAAAACGACAGCTGAAAACTACGGAATCTGCGATAGCAATGTTAGTGCCATCACCTACCGAGGATGTAAAAGCTTTGATTGGTGATCAGATAGTGGATGACGTTAGTGATCTCTCTGAGGCTGATGGTGAAGATTATGATTCTGATATCAATAATAATGAGAGTGGCGATACAAACGTGACCCAAACAACCCTGGACGACGCAATTCAAGATAGTTTAATATCGATAAACTCAATACCTTCGAATGAACCAACACTTTCTGAAGCAAAAAACAGCCTTCTGTTGACGGAAACGTTGCTTGGCTCAGCATCTCCTGATGGACTTCTAACTGATTTGATCAGTATTGAACAAAATTCAGATAATGTTGAAGCCGCCAATGCAACACTTCTTGGTGAAGAAATAAATGATACAAAAAACGCTAAACCAGATGCGGTGGAAACTGATGATGTTAAATTGATGCAAGAACGTATTCACAATGCTCCGAAGCAACGAGATAACGATGGTAACGTGATGTATCCTATTGGTGTGGCACG AGCAATCAACACAGATAACCAAACCACAGAATATGGCAGAAAAGAAGTGCCAATAGAAGTGCCATTAG CAATGACGATTACGGAAATATTTGAGCAATCCATGAAACCACATCTAACATCAATTTCAGAGGAAGAACAGGATTTCGATGCCTCAACAATAGTTTGTTCTACGCAGTCCAATTCAGCGAATGaacataaattaaacaaaagtgaCATAAATGAGCCACCTCAAAATAACTCAGAATCAAAACATCATACACCCCCAACAACTCCAGAGTTGTTTGTAGAACAAGGCACAATAGATACTTCGAAGCAAGGGCAAAGTAGTTCTTCTACAGAGCTAACAGAAATAACTGACCCAACAGAAAAACTCCACATAACaaaagatcaaaatttgattgattCAAACCAAGGGCATAAAAAGATGGAAACTAATCAAGATATTCTGACTGCATCAGAGCAAATTATATTGCGAACTGAAGTAAAGCAAGAGCACATAGATGCAGACTTCAAAACAGCTGACATAAATGTTAGGCCAAATTCCTCCAAGATACTTCAAGAAAATACGCAGTTCGGGAAAACTGACGTAAAGTTGTCTATTAATAATCAACCACCTTTAATCAATATCGTAGAAGAAAGTCAAATCATATTTGATGATACCATGACGATCCAACCAGATGATCTGCATCATACAAGACAAAATATGGCTTTAAAGAAAGAGCATCTCAGTACTTCAAATGAAATGGAATCATTAAATAAAACTTCTACAGTTGACGGTACTGCTGGGTCACAATCAATAGAACAAAGTGTTGAGCCTGTTgataaaacaattttgcaacaGAAACCCATCAAGCTGGACGCTACGCAAGAGATCTCAACCCAACCAAACGAAGCAGAAGTATCAATTGATCACACTCTCAAGACAGCATTCTATACTGATAACACTACCGacataaaaaatgacaaaccAGTTTCAAAAAGTAAGAATGAAACAAAATCGTCTATCAACACGGTTTCACCAGAAAGCAAAACAGATGAAATTGTTGTTATCGATAAAGATAATGGAAAAAGTCttgattcaaataattttaatattattcttgAACAAGAAATAAACAATGAAACATTGCCAGCAGACcatataaaacaagaaaatacaGAAGTCACAGTAATGATGGACGACGGTTCAGATGATCTTAAAACGGCCGCTACGGCTGAACCAAACTGTTTGCACGACGAGTTGCAGGAGTGTTACAAAGGGTTGTCTCCTGCTGGGGATAGTTTCAACTATGCCTTCTTTAATACAATAGACGACATTGAAGATACAACTGAGCCATCTAGTCCAGAAGACACTTCCACAGAGGCTATTGCCGGTTCAATCGACAGAGTATCTAGTCCTGAAGAGCAAGATTTAAAGAAGGACATTCATCTCTCGAATGAGTTGTTGGTCGCAAATGCACTTCAACATACTGGAACCGATTACAAAAGCAATTCTATTTATGAGATAGATGATGTTCTTTTAAACTTAGGCTCGGAGGCATCTTCTGTACAATCCACTCCAATCGCTATGGTGACACAGCAGATGAGGCAGTATTGTGAAGAGCTGAAAGGCATTCTTCATCCAACCAAAACGCCAGATTCATCAGAACACGAATCAGATCCTATGCTTGAAATTTCGGAAAACATTGATGCTCTTGAGTTCTTTCAGGACGAATTATGTACAGTAAATGAACAATTAGAGGCATGCGAATTTAAAACACCAACAGAACCAAAAAGCAAGCCCTTTCCAgaagaaaaaatggaaataaaaactGAGATCAGCAATCATAGTATATGTAATATCGATTACGTAGAGGAGGAACATTTTCTTGCGGAAGACGTTGGAAACTTGgcaattgaaaatttggaacataCTTCAGTATGTGATGTGATAATGGTGAGCCCGAGCGTTGGCGAACATGCTGTTAAAAATGCGATTTCTTTAGAATACACAGCATGTGTAGAACCATGTGCCACACTAACTACCGATAAGAAAACGCGTCCTAACAAAGAAGACTCCTGTGAAAATCCTACTAAAGAATCAGAAGACCCTAATTATGACGAACTTCCTCCGCCTCCATTGGAACTTATCGAGCAAATAGAGGGTGAAAAGAATTCTAAACCACTTTCAGTTGATACACAGCACTTACTAACAATTTCTACACAAGAGGATTACAACTTGCCTAACAACAGCACCACTAATCTAGCTTCAAAAACTAATGACAAGTCTGATCTACAAAAACTTGGTGCCTCAGAAAATGAATTAATTTCTCTAGAAACTGACCCATCAGACCTATCACAAATTTTAGAACCACTTCCGTCGCCCATCCAAGAGAATGATACCGATAGTACCAACAATGACAACATTCAATCGATCGATGAAAATCTCATCCCAG gaTCCATTGCGGAGCGTGACATTTTGAAATGGCGCAACGCTTCACCGATTCCTAACAATCCTTACTCTCCAGATATTTTGCAGAAAAGGTTATCAGAATCTAATCGTAGCTCTAATCTGCTAGATTTCGATCGTTTAACTAACAAGGATAAGGATGTGCCAATTGAAAATCAACCGATTTTAAGTGAAGACGATAAAACTGATGTGCAGGATCAATCTTTACTATCGGAACGTGGAGGCAATCAAATCCATAATGAACG TTATGGTCGAGATTATTACATCAACGATGCAAAACGTGCAACGGGATCTCGTAAGTTGGGTACCGAAAACCAAACTAAGATATCGCACAGTACGGATGATGAGAAA tCTCTTCTATTATCACAAAAACAGCCTAATGCTTCACAAAGAACTAGTCCAGTAGTAAGTCCTAGCCATACAAGTAAAACAAGTCTGCAAACCGGTGTGTTTCCGTTTGTCAAATCAAGCAGCTGTGGAAATGTAATACCCACAAACAAAACTGAAGACATATTCTCAGCTGGCCGTCCAGTACAAGTAGCTCCTACGgatcccatattgcaaaaaggAACAAAATTGGAATATTTAAGCACTCCTGCGCACGAAGTTTACCTTATTCCGGCAAGTGAGCCAATTACTCCACACTCATTGGAATCATTGTCGGAGCAAAGCATCCAGTCAAGAGCCGATGAAAGCTTAACGATGAGCGAGGATTCAGATATCACAAGAATCTATGAAATTGGCACCGGCGAGACTAAGCTTATTCAAGGTGATGCCATACAGGGTGTAGTAGTACCAACTGAAACCCCTCCTCCAACTCCAGACAAACATTTATCTGGACACGTTGAAGTTAACTCAAATGATAACCATAATGTCAACACAGCTTACTCGGAATGTGCCGTTGTTTCGGAAGAAATATTGGAAATACTTCCTCAAACAGGTTTGCTTTCATCAGTAGCTGATCAACAGGATATCAAATCGCCAAGCCCTACCATTGATCGAAGCCATTTATTGAAACCACGCTACGTGCAGATCAAACAACTATCACCAGATACTATTAAATTTTTCTCTCCCAAAAAACCATTTACTGGTTCAACGAGCAACCTCTCCACGTCAGCTGCCTTATCAAAGTCCTCCTCTGAAATTCGGGAACATCCTGTTCAT ACATCCAACCAAATGCATTCATCGTTACATATAGATTTTCCAGCGAATCGTAACGTTCCTGCACATGAGTTCATAATTGAGAAAGAAGTCATGGACGTACTGCCATCAGTAAAAGAACTTGCAAAATGTTACAGTGGTAATAACCAAGGAACCAACACAACATTGAAACCAATTATGAAACCAACG GTCAAGCTTCGAAAG gATTTCATTCGACAATCTTCTGATATGCTTCATGATGACCAAGAATCACGAAGTGGGATGCCTCAG gttGCCAACAAAAACCGCCGGATGTACAGCAGTACCAATAGCATTATTGCAGCAGAAGAAATCCGTGAAATCCGTCGCTTAAATCTGGAAGCGTACAATCGGCCAACATTTGTTCCGATGGCACCTGGCCATAGCATAACAGCTCGTAGCTTATCGAAACAGATTCGTGAGGAACTTAA aactaATGCAACTGATGACTTCAAAGTACAAGGTGGCCATATAAGCCCAGAACGACCAAGCAGCCCCGTGTTTGCTCCGGGTCATTTGCGAAACAGcattcaatttttcgaaaatttaaaagataaatag